From the Xenorhabdus ishibashii genome, one window contains:
- the copD gene encoding copper homeostasis membrane protein CopD: MISLEALYVFCRFSHFVVVMLMFGLSLFTVMLVSGHFSLLMRERLKVGVLISTVLAFITSIIWFIVQAGLMGDGWHDVYALDIWLSVLETSFGQVWKWQLLTAVLAVGGLFLSNIKVRNFLLLGCSFILLSSHAFIGHAAMYEGNIGLLLQANQVIHLLSAGYWFGGLWPFLLCLQFLRLRQSVEANLSPNATNLYADSITAMRKFSLYGHFAVSLVIVTGIVSSVILIPGWPIFSRTLSEYQSMLWLKIVLVTGMVLLALINRYILVPKLKQKKCYQQLIINSWLEIILGTTVLLCVAIFATQPPA, encoded by the coding sequence ATGATTTCTCTAGAGGCGCTATACGTATTCTGCCGTTTCTCTCATTTTGTGGTCGTTATGTTGATGTTTGGCCTTAGCTTATTCACTGTAATGCTTGTTTCTGGTCATTTCTCGCTCCTGATGAGAGAACGGTTAAAAGTTGGTGTTTTAATCAGCACCGTGCTGGCTTTTATCACCTCAATCATCTGGTTTATTGTACAGGCTGGATTAATGGGAGATGGCTGGCACGATGTTTATGCTCTGGATATCTGGCTGTCTGTCTTGGAAACCTCTTTTGGACAAGTATGGAAATGGCAGTTATTGACTGCTGTACTTGCTGTTGGTGGGCTGTTCCTTTCTAATATTAAGGTCAGAAATTTCCTGTTATTAGGTTGTTCTTTCATTTTACTTTCAAGCCATGCTTTCATTGGACATGCCGCTATGTATGAAGGAAACATAGGGTTATTACTTCAAGCCAATCAGGTTATTCATTTACTCAGTGCAGGTTACTGGTTTGGTGGATTGTGGCCATTCTTACTGTGTCTGCAATTCTTGCGATTACGTCAATCAGTAGAAGCAAACTTATCGCCTAATGCGACTAACTTATATGCAGATAGCATAACAGCCATGAGAAAATTTTCTCTTTATGGGCATTTTGCCGTGTCTCTGGTGATTGTGACTGGAATTGTGAGCAGTGTGATTCTCATTCCAGGTTGGCCCATTTTCAGTCGAACTCTGTCTGAATACCAATCCATGCTATGGTTAAAAATAGTTCTGGTTACTGGAATGGTTCTTTTGGCTTTGATTAACCGCTATATTTTAGTTCCCAAATTAAAACAGAAAAAGTGCTATCAGCAATTGATAATCAATAGTTGGCTGGAAATTATTCTGGGTACAACCGTATTATTATGCGTAGCGATTTTTGCAACGCAACCTCCTGCGTGA
- a CDS encoding YebY family protein translates to MKRLFWAVPLLLLSFQGVAAPIKTISKLQFGKQWAFTREEVMLDCRTDGALFVINPSTLMQYPLNDQATQLMQANQVIASSLDTILLNDPDHPNQKMSIEPFQKAALALCDYSSNR, encoded by the coding sequence ATGAAACGACTATTTTGGGCTGTGCCTCTTTTGCTTCTCTCTTTTCAGGGAGTAGCTGCGCCAATAAAAACGATTAGTAAGTTACAGTTTGGCAAACAGTGGGCATTTACTCGCGAAGAAGTTATGCTTGATTGTCGAACAGATGGAGCGTTGTTTGTGATAAATCCTAGCACATTGATGCAGTATCCGTTGAATGATCAAGCAACACAACTGATGCAAGCCAACCAGGTAATTGCATCATCATTAGATACAATCCTCTTAAATGATCCCGATCATCCCAATCAAAAAATGAGCATTGAGCCATTTCAAAAAGCAGCATTGGCTTTATGTGACTATTCATCCAACCGATAA
- a CDS encoding GAF domain-containing protein, which yields MDKNKFYQELADSLMALLSGEYDLIASLANTSALLYERLEHVNWVGFYLVDDDTLVLGPFQGKIACVRIPVGKGVCGTAVANKSIQRISDVHAFPDHIACDVTSNAEIVLPLEINGQVIGVLDIDSTVFDRFDENDENGLKALVIRLCNHLKQCVMSKYLQQNVT from the coding sequence ATGGATAAGAATAAATTTTATCAAGAGTTAGCAGATAGTCTGATGGCACTGCTATCAGGGGAATACGATCTTATCGCTTCTCTGGCTAACACAAGTGCATTGTTATATGAACGTTTGGAACATGTTAATTGGGTCGGCTTTTATTTAGTTGATGATGATACTCTGGTATTAGGGCCATTTCAGGGTAAGATTGCTTGCGTTCGTATTCCGGTAGGAAAAGGGGTATGCGGAACGGCTGTTGCAAATAAGAGTATACAACGTATTTCTGATGTACATGCTTTTCCTGATCATATAGCCTGCGATGTCACCAGTAATGCTGAAATTGTACTTCCCTTAGAAATCAATGGGCAAGTTATTGGCGTTTTGGATATTGATAGCACGGTTTTTGATCGGTTTGACGAGAATGATGAAAATGGTTTGAAAGCGCTAGTTATCAGGCTTTGTAACCATTTGAAACAATGTGTTATGTCAAAATATCTACAACAGAACGTAACTTAA
- the proQ gene encoding RNA chaperone ProQ, translated as MENQPKLNSSKEVIAFLAERFPLCFVAEGEARPLKIGIFQDIVERIQGEECLSKTQLRSALRLYTSSWRYLYGVKEGAQRVDLDGNMCGELEIEHIEHARQQLAEAKARIQAQRSEQNAKKRETENVSDKKNERPVNKKPAPRRQKRSGDGEKRPVRSQNRPQQSRKPEDKTIKKIAQPELNSVTDVSSLKVGQTIKVNVGKSLMDASVLEIAKDGVRVQLPTGLAMIVRAEHLKF; from the coding sequence ATGGAAAATCAACCTAAGTTGAACAGTAGTAAAGAAGTCATTGCTTTCTTGGCTGAGCGCTTCCCGCTTTGCTTTGTAGCAGAAGGTGAAGCACGTCCTTTGAAGATTGGGATCTTTCAGGACATCGTTGAACGTATTCAGGGCGAAGAGTGTTTGAGTAAAACACAGCTCCGTTCTGCTTTGCGCTTGTATACCTCCAGTTGGCGCTATCTCTATGGTGTAAAAGAAGGAGCTCAGCGTGTCGACCTTGACGGGAACATGTGTGGCGAGCTGGAAATCGAACATATTGAACATGCGCGTCAGCAACTAGCGGAAGCGAAAGCGCGGATACAGGCTCAACGATCTGAACAAAATGCCAAGAAGCGTGAAACTGAAAACGTATCTGACAAGAAAAATGAACGCCCTGTGAATAAAAAACCAGCTCCTCGTCGTCAAAAGAGATCAGGTGATGGTGAAAAACGTCCAGTGCGTTCACAAAACCGCCCGCAACAATCGCGTAAACCAGAAGATAAAACCATAAAAAAAATTGCACAACCTGAGTTAAACTCAGTCACTGACGTATCCTCTTTGAAAGTCGGTCAGACAATCAAAGTCAATGTAGGAAAAAGCCTAATGGATGCATCTGTGCTTGAAATTGCAAAAGATGGTGTCAGGGTGCAGCTACCTACTGGTTTAGCAATGATTGTACGCGCAGAACACTTAAAGTTCTGA
- the prc gene encoding carboxy terminal-processing peptidase has protein sequence MNKLIILAFVLGLSFSSIGYADTINGNIANGSHANANNTAVLSLSQLPDLKPEPQHPTVSKRIVSRFLRSHYRQFYLDADFSGKIFDRYLNQLDYGHNVFFASDIAQFAARKGKLGKELENGDLKLPYDLFNLMQKRRFERYQYVLARLEQPVDLNGHDTIETDRIKAPWPKSVEELNRLWDAKIKFDWINLKLSGKDDKEIKETLTKRYRMLLKRLTQTKSEDVFQSIMMAFAREIDPHTSYLSPRDTEQFNSEMSLSLEGIGAVLQYDDEYVSIRSLLAGGPAAKSNLLKVGDKIIGVGQVGKPIVDVVGWRLEDVVALIKGPKGSKVRLEIIPSTKGAKNHIVTLTRENIRLEDNAVKMSVKTVGKEKVGVLDIPSFYVGLTNDVKVQLQKLTKQGVSSVVIDLRGNGGGALTEAVSLSGLFIPTGPIVQIRDNTGRVKVEADTDEAIYYKGPLVVLTDNRSASASEIFAAAMQDYGRGLIVGEPSFGKGTVQQYRPLNRIYDQMLQPEWPEIGSVQYTIQKFYRINGGSTQLKGVTPDIVMPTGEEPSEIGESQEDNALPWDSIQPAHYTSSKVISELTPLLTKQYNQRIANDPEFKYIKQDIAYYKVIKERKGVYSLNYAQREKENKEYETIKLNRLNERFKREGKKTLKSLDDLPKDYKGPDPYLNESVKIALDLAHQPAEMAVTR, from the coding sequence ATGAACAAACTCATTATATTGGCTTTCGTTTTAGGTCTATCATTTTCTAGTATAGGTTATGCAGATACTATTAATGGCAATATCGCGAATGGCAGCCACGCTAACGCTAATAATACGGCTGTTCTCAGTCTGAGCCAGTTACCAGATTTAAAACCGGAACCACAACATCCCACCGTAAGTAAGCGGATTGTTTCCCGCTTTCTTCGTTCTCATTATCGCCAGTTTTATCTGGATGCAGATTTTTCAGGAAAAATTTTTGATCGTTACCTGAATCAACTGGATTATGGACATAATGTTTTTTTTGCATCTGATATCGCACAATTTGCAGCTCGAAAGGGAAAATTAGGAAAAGAGCTTGAAAATGGTGATCTAAAACTTCCGTATGATCTATTCAATTTGATGCAAAAGCGCCGCTTTGAACGCTATCAATATGTGCTCGCTCGTTTAGAGCAGCCCGTTGATTTAAACGGTCATGACACCATTGAAACCGACCGTATCAAAGCACCATGGCCAAAGAGTGTTGAAGAGTTGAATAGACTTTGGGATGCTAAAATCAAATTTGATTGGATAAACCTCAAATTATCCGGCAAAGACGATAAAGAAATCAAAGAAACTCTGACTAAACGCTATCGAATGTTATTAAAACGTCTCACACAAACCAAGAGTGAGGATGTTTTTCAAAGCATTATGATGGCTTTTGCCCGTGAAATAGATCCGCATACCAGTTATCTCTCACCTCGTGATACAGAACAGTTTAATTCAGAGATGAGCTTATCTCTTGAAGGCATCGGTGCTGTTTTACAATATGATGATGAGTATGTTTCCATTCGTTCATTGCTTGCGGGCGGTCCAGCAGCTAAAAGCAATTTATTGAAAGTTGGAGATAAAATTATTGGTGTTGGGCAGGTAGGCAAACCAATTGTTGATGTTGTTGGATGGCGTTTGGAAGATGTCGTTGCTCTTATCAAAGGGCCTAAGGGGAGTAAAGTCCGCCTTGAAATCATTCCAAGTACGAAAGGGGCAAAAAACCACATTGTTACCTTAACTCGTGAAAATATCCGCCTTGAAGATAATGCTGTCAAGATGTCGGTGAAAACGGTAGGGAAGGAGAAGGTTGGTGTCCTGGATATACCCAGTTTCTATGTCGGCTTAACTAACGATGTGAAAGTGCAGTTGCAGAAACTCACTAAACAGGGGGTTTCATCGGTTGTTATTGATTTGCGTGGTAATGGTGGTGGAGCGTTGACAGAAGCTGTATCGCTATCTGGCTTGTTTATTCCTACTGGCCCCATTGTTCAGATTCGGGACAATACCGGCAGAGTGAAAGTGGAGGCAGATACAGATGAAGCAATATACTATAAAGGTCCTCTGGTCGTTCTGACTGATAATAGAAGTGCTTCTGCATCTGAAATCTTTGCGGCCGCAATGCAAGATTATGGTCGTGGATTAATTGTGGGAGAACCTTCTTTCGGTAAAGGTACAGTTCAGCAATACCGCCCTCTAAATCGCATTTATGATCAAATGTTACAACCTGAATGGCCTGAAATTGGCTCTGTGCAATACACGATCCAGAAATTCTATCGGATAAATGGAGGTAGCACCCAGCTTAAGGGAGTAACGCCTGATATAGTTATGCCGACAGGAGAAGAACCTTCTGAAATAGGGGAAAGTCAGGAAGATAATGCGCTACCTTGGGACAGCATTCAACCTGCACATTATACTTCTTCGAAAGTAATTTCAGAGTTAACGCCGCTATTGACTAAGCAGTATAATCAACGAATTGCCAATGATCCTGAATTTAAATATATCAAACAGGATATTGCTTATTATAAAGTTATTAAAGAACGTAAGGGCGTTTATTCCTTGAACTATGCTCAAAGAGAGAAAGAAAACAAGGAATACGAAACAATTAAATTGAATCGTCTTAATGAACGCTTTAAACGAGAAGGTAAAAAAACGCTCAAATCGCTTGATGATTTGCCAAAAGATTATAAAGGGCCAGATCCTTACTTAAATGAATCTGTAAAAATTGCTCTGGATTTGGCGCATCAGCCTGCTGAAATGGCTGTAACGAGATAG
- the htpX gene encoding protease HtpX, translated as MMRIALFLLTNLAVMVVFGIILSLTGVQRSSVAGLMIMAGLFGFGGAFISLLMSKWMALRSVGGQVIEKPSNEIEAWLMETVRRQADQVGITMPQVAIYDALDINAFATGARRNASLVAVSTGLLNNMSRDEAEAVIAHEISHIANGDMVTMTLLQGIVNTFVIFISRIIAQAAASFLSSNDDESESSSNGNPIVYMVISMVLEIVFGILASIITMWFSRYREFHADAGSAKLVGREKMIAALQRLKTSYEPQEEGRMMAFCINGKAKSFSELFLSHPPLDKRIEALRSGEYIK; from the coding sequence ATGATGAGAATCGCCTTATTCCTTCTCACAAACCTTGCTGTCATGGTGGTGTTTGGAATAATACTTTCACTTACAGGAGTTCAGCGGAGCAGTGTAGCTGGTCTCATGATTATGGCGGGTTTGTTCGGTTTTGGTGGTGCATTCATTTCGTTATTAATGTCGAAATGGATGGCTCTGCGCTCTGTTGGTGGTCAGGTTATTGAAAAACCTTCCAATGAAATTGAAGCCTGGTTGATGGAAACTGTACGTCGTCAAGCGGATCAAGTTGGAATTACTATGCCGCAAGTGGCTATCTATGATGCCTTGGATATTAACGCATTTGCTACAGGGGCACGCCGTAATGCTTCTCTGGTTGCTGTTAGTACAGGGTTACTGAATAATATGAGCCGTGATGAAGCTGAAGCCGTCATTGCCCATGAAATTAGCCATATTGCCAATGGTGATATGGTGACGATGACATTGTTGCAGGGGATTGTGAACACATTTGTTATCTTTATTTCACGTATCATTGCACAGGCCGCTGCAAGTTTCCTTTCCAGCAACGATGATGAAAGTGAAAGCAGCAGCAATGGTAATCCAATCGTCTACATGGTGATTTCCATGGTGTTGGAGATCGTATTTGGTATCCTGGCAAGTATTATTACCATGTGGTTCTCCCGTTATCGTGAATTCCATGCAGATGCAGGATCAGCGAAATTAGTTGGCCGCGAAAAGATGATTGCAGCGTTACAACGTCTTAAGACCAGCTATGAACCTCAGGAAGAGGGGAGAATGATGGCGTTCTGTATTAATGGCAAAGCTAAGAGTTTTAGTGAGTTGTTTTTATCTCATCCGCCGTTGGATAAGCGTATTGAAGCTCTTCGTAGTGGTGAATATATAAAGTAA
- a CDS encoding L-cystine transporter, with amino-acid sequence MNLPLIINVLVFVALLILLAKTSSNKWSLSKKVLVALVVGVVFGLALNIVYGTDNLTVKESIKWFNIVGNGYVQLLQMVIMPLVFASILSAVARLHKASSLGKISFFTIGTLLFTTAISALIGIVIANLFGLSAAGLIQGSQETTRLLAIESNYIDKVADMSVPQIILSFIPKNPFADLTGARPTSIISVVIFATFLGIAALQMIQDDQERGKRALVAIDTMQAWAMKLVRLVMRLTPYGVMALMTKVVASSNIQDITQLGSFVVASYIALGLMFIVHGGLLAFTGINPLKFFKKAGPVLTFAFTSRSSAASIPLNVETQTRRLGIPESIASFSASFGATIGQNGCAGIYPAMLAVMVAPTVGINPFDPVWIATLVGVVTISSAGVAGVGGGATFAALIVLPAMGLPVTLVALLISVEPLIDMGRTALNVNGAMTAGTITSQLMRKTNKEVFEQDEKVVKKS; translated from the coding sequence ATGAACTTACCACTCATCATCAACGTGTTGGTTTTTGTAGCACTGCTTATTCTATTAGCAAAAACAAGCTCAAATAAATGGAGCTTGTCCAAAAAAGTTCTTGTAGCTCTAGTCGTAGGTGTCGTTTTTGGGTTGGCATTAAACATCGTTTATGGAACAGATAACCTTACCGTAAAAGAATCGATTAAATGGTTCAATATTGTTGGTAATGGTTATGTACAACTGCTACAAATGGTTATCATGCCGTTAGTTTTTGCTTCTATCCTAAGTGCCGTTGCCCGTTTACACAAAGCATCTTCCTTAGGAAAGATCAGCTTTTTTACCATTGGTACATTACTTTTCACAACAGCGATTTCCGCTTTAATCGGTATTGTAATTGCCAATTTGTTTGGACTAAGTGCAGCAGGGCTTATTCAAGGCTCTCAAGAAACTACTCGTTTATTAGCAATTGAAAGCAATTATATTGACAAAGTTGCAGATATGAGTGTGCCTCAAATCATTCTCTCTTTTATTCCTAAAAATCCCTTTGCTGACCTAACGGGAGCGCGTCCTACTTCCATTATTAGTGTGGTAATTTTTGCGACATTTTTAGGCATCGCTGCGCTACAAATGATTCAAGATGATCAGGAGCGCGGTAAACGGGCTCTTGTTGCTATTGATACAATGCAAGCATGGGCAATGAAGCTGGTTAGGTTAGTTATGCGTCTCACTCCATACGGCGTGATGGCTTTAATGACCAAAGTTGTTGCCAGTTCTAATATCCAAGACATTACTCAATTAGGTAGTTTTGTTGTTGCTTCCTACATCGCCCTTGGCCTGATGTTTATAGTACATGGCGGTCTTCTGGCATTTACCGGTATCAATCCCCTGAAATTCTTTAAAAAAGCAGGCCCCGTATTGACATTCGCATTTACCAGCCGTTCAAGCGCTGCAAGTATTCCCCTGAACGTTGAAACACAAACTCGTCGCCTCGGTATACCAGAGTCTATTGCCAGTTTTTCCGCCTCTTTTGGCGCGACTATTGGGCAAAATGGCTGTGCAGGCATTTATCCAGCTATGTTGGCAGTGATGGTGGCTCCAACCGTGGGTATTAACCCCTTTGATCCAGTGTGGATTGCAACTCTTGTGGGAGTTGTGACTATCAGCTCTGCAGGGGTGGCTGGTGTTGGTGGTGGCGCAACATTTGCGGCATTGATTGTTTTACCTGCTATGGGTCTACCTGTTACCTTAGTGGCACTGCTCATTTCTGTTGAGCCTTTGATCGACATGGGACGCACAGCATTAAATGTTAATGGTGCTATGACAGCAGGTACAATCACCAGTCAGTTGATGAGAAAAACCAATAAAGAGGTGTTTGAGCAAGACGAAAAAGTGGTAAAAAAATCTTAA
- a CDS encoding metal-dependent hydrolase, whose protein sequence is MTAEGHLLFSVASLVLAHQLEITPEIAQGDWLHMLPGVLLASLLPDIDHPSSTLGRLFRFISIPIARLCGHRGFTHSLLALLVGVTLFQTEIPSNWPIPTDFIHAMVIGYISHLIADMLTPAGIPLLWPLRMRFCLPILRGKERKKAERFIAVLVVVIAIILPQHINFSFAHYLNNLQFNKIQFDKLSIDKLQNFYK, encoded by the coding sequence ATGACAGCAGAAGGACATCTTCTTTTTTCCGTTGCCAGCCTTGTATTGGCTCACCAGCTAGAAATCACACCAGAAATAGCACAGGGAGACTGGTTACACATGCTTCCCGGCGTACTTCTGGCTTCATTGTTGCCAGATATCGACCATCCAAGTTCAACCCTAGGCAGATTGTTCCGCTTTATATCCATTCCAATCGCCCGATTATGCGGACATCGTGGATTTACACATAGTTTATTAGCACTACTCGTGGGGGTTACTCTATTCCAGACTGAAATACCTTCTAATTGGCCCATTCCAACTGACTTTATCCATGCAATGGTTATCGGTTATATCAGCCATCTTATTGCTGATATGCTTACCCCCGCTGGTATTCCACTATTATGGCCGCTAAGAATGCGTTTTTGTTTGCCTATTCTTAGAGGTAAGGAACGTAAAAAAGCCGAACGTTTTATTGCCGTACTGGTAGTGGTAATCGCTATTATCCTTCCACAACACATCAATTTTTCATTCGCTCATTATTTAAACAACTTGCAATTTAACAAAATACAGTTTGATAAATTATCGATTGATAAGCTACAAAATTTCTACAAGTAA
- the hxpB gene encoding hexitol phosphatase HxpB, which translates to MSFCLSIEAAVFDMDGLLIDSEPYWKQGEKNVFSELGLDLNLAKNLPDTLGLRVDQVVELWYQASPWQSTSKREVEQRIINYVVQSVEKHRPLLPGVEHALNLCRERGLKIGLASASPYEMIEKVLELFNLRHYFDVVVSAAHLPYSKPHPEVYLLAASQLEVNPINCFTLEDSFNGMIATKAARMRSIVVPATHHFDDPRWSLADIKLNSLEKLTPENIT; encoded by the coding sequence ATGTCATTTTGTTTATCTATAGAAGCCGCCGTTTTTGATATGGATGGTTTACTGATTGACTCTGAACCTTATTGGAAGCAAGGAGAAAAAAACGTATTCAGTGAATTAGGGCTGGATTTAAATTTAGCAAAAAATTTACCTGACACATTGGGATTACGAGTCGATCAAGTTGTTGAGCTATGGTATCAAGCATCACCTTGGCAAAGTACTTCCAAACGTGAAGTTGAGCAACGCATCATCAATTATGTAGTTCAATCAGTTGAAAAACACCGTCCATTGCTACCTGGAGTAGAACATGCTTTAAATCTCTGTCGCGAACGTGGGTTAAAAATCGGTCTGGCTTCCGCCTCACCCTATGAAATGATCGAAAAAGTACTCGAATTGTTTAACCTACGACATTACTTCGATGTTGTTGTTTCTGCTGCACACTTACCTTACAGCAAACCACATCCCGAAGTTTATTTGCTGGCAGCCAGTCAACTTGAAGTCAATCCAATTAACTGTTTTACATTAGAAGACTCATTTAACGGTATGATAGCAACCAAAGCAGCAAGAATGCGTTCAATTGTCGTACCCGCTACCCATCATTTCGATGATCCCCGCTGGTCACTAGCTGATATCAAACTGAATTCACTGGAAAAATTAACACCAGAAAATATTACTTAA
- a CDS encoding YniB family protein, whose translation MTYQQARYVAIAKRILGWIIFVPSLLSTFVSVINLAAWRHGVKGDGIGGGGVNAVLNDFLQMLTEMIKFNTPFLDFFWKNSPTPDRIAGITGENVSFLVIYILMFVGLAMSASGLRIYRQFKFIKERIEDQMLFEHAQKSGITKEQLVAKIEFPRHSLFSQVFILYISPIVIGTIAYFLFRFLEW comes from the coding sequence ATGACGTATCAACAAGCTAGGTATGTAGCTATCGCTAAGCGAATCCTGGGCTGGATTATTTTTGTACCCTCCTTGTTGTCAACTTTTGTCTCAGTGATTAATCTAGCCGCATGGCGGCATGGTGTTAAAGGTGATGGTATTGGGGGAGGTGGTGTTAACGCGGTATTGAATGATTTTCTTCAGATGCTGACAGAAATGATTAAATTTAATACACCATTTTTGGATTTTTTCTGGAAAAATTCCCCAACTCCTGATCGTATAGCCGGAATCACTGGGGAAAATGTCAGTTTTCTTGTCATTTATATTCTGATGTTTGTGGGTTTGGCAATGAGTGCGTCTGGTTTGAGAATATATCGTCAGTTTAAATTCATCAAAGAACGTATTGAAGATCAAATGCTCTTTGAACACGCTCAGAAAAGTGGAATAACCAAGGAGCAGTTGGTGGCTAAAATTGAATTTCCCCGTCATTCTTTATTCAGTCAGGTTTTTATCCTTTATATATCACCCATTGTTATCGGTACAATTGCTTATTTCTTATTTAGATTTTTAGAGTGGTAA
- a CDS encoding fructosamine kinase family protein, translating to MWQTVSHLLSEHFGDAEIHDKEELAGGDIHRAWHIKYGEQHIFIKSNVKEMLSIFKTEAEQLELLARSKTTRVPDVYGVGHDRDYSFLLLEHLPIKPFNAHSAYLFGQHLARLHQWSEQPKFGFDFDNMLATTIQPNGWQKRWDHFYAEKRIGWQLQLAADKGMIFGNISQIVQVISDKLHNHHPQPSLLHGDLWPMNCASLDDNCAVTFDPACYWGDRECDLAMLPLYPDLPLQIFDGYQSVWPLPKDFLERQPIYQLYYLLNRCNLFGGENFTLVQKIIDKLLSE from the coding sequence ATGTGGCAAACAGTGAGCCATCTATTAAGTGAGCATTTTGGTGACGCTGAAATTCACGATAAAGAGGAGTTGGCAGGAGGAGATATTCACCGTGCCTGGCACATTAAATATGGTGAACAACATATCTTTATCAAATCCAATGTGAAAGAAATGCTGTCAATTTTTAAAACAGAGGCAGAACAACTGGAACTACTGGCGCGTAGCAAAACAACCCGTGTTCCCGATGTTTATGGTGTAGGTCACGACCGCGACTATAGCTTCCTGTTGCTGGAGCATTTGCCTATAAAACCATTTAACGCGCATAGCGCGTATCTTTTTGGTCAACATCTCGCAAGGCTACATCAATGGAGTGAGCAACCTAAATTTGGTTTTGATTTTGATAACATGCTGGCAACCACCATACAACCTAACGGATGGCAAAAACGCTGGGATCATTTCTATGCCGAAAAACGCATCGGATGGCAGTTGCAACTTGCTGCTGATAAGGGAATGATATTTGGAAATATTAGCCAAATTGTTCAAGTAATCAGTGACAAACTACACAATCATCATCCCCAACCTTCTCTCCTGCATGGCGACCTATGGCCCATGAATTGTGCATCGTTGGACGATAATTGTGCTGTCACTTTTGATCCTGCCTGCTATTGGGGAGATCGCGAATGTGATCTGGCGATGCTGCCACTTTACCCAGATCTTCCTTTACAAATATTTGATGGTTACCAGAGTGTCTGGCCATTGCCTAAAGATTTCCTTGAGCGTCAACCTATTTATCAACTTTATTATTTGTTAAATAGATGTAATCTTTTCGGTGGAGAGAATTTTACTTTAGTACAAAAGATAATTGATAAACTTTTATCTGAATAG
- a CDS encoding metal ABC transporter permease — protein sequence MNTFIELITEPFMHEFMRRAIYAAIMVGAVCAVLSCYLVLKGWSLMGDAISHAVLPGIVLAFVAGIPLAIGAFLSGISCAFATGYLKEHSRIKEDTVMGIVFSGMFAFGLVLFTRIDTDQHLTHILFGSILGITQHELLQTLCIAGITLAIVLLKRKDFMLYCFDPNQARVVGLPVKLLHYGLLSLLALTIVASLQAVGIILVIAMLISPGIIAFILCRSFDHMLIVAMVASISSSILGTIISFHIDGETGPCIVIIQAVFFTIALIYDQIKLACKKANKGMLEKISSQEAPIPEKSN from the coding sequence GCCATTATGGTAGGCGCTGTTTGTGCTGTACTTTCCTGTTATCTGGTCTTAAAAGGTTGGTCATTGATGGGTGATGCTATTTCCCATGCTGTTTTGCCAGGTATCGTGCTCGCTTTTGTAGCGGGCATACCACTTGCAATAGGTGCTTTTCTTTCCGGTATATCTTGTGCATTCGCTACAGGGTATCTAAAAGAGCATAGCCGAATCAAAGAAGATACCGTCATGGGGATTGTTTTCTCAGGTATGTTTGCATTTGGGTTAGTACTGTTTACTCGTATAGATACGGATCAACACCTGACACACATTTTATTCGGCAGCATACTCGGTATTACCCAGCATGAATTGCTCCAAACACTGTGCATTGCAGGGATCACTCTGGCTATTGTGTTACTAAAGAGAAAAGATTTCATGCTCTACTGCTTCGACCCCAATCAGGCACGAGTGGTTGGTCTTCCCGTAAAACTTCTCCATTACGGGTTATTATCGCTGTTGGCTCTAACAATTGTCGCATCTTTACAGGCCGTCGGTATCATTCTGGTCATTGCGATGTTAATTTCCCCTGGTATTATTGCTTTTATACTTTGCCGGAGCTTTGATCATATGCTGATTGTAGCAATGGTTGCTTCTATATCATCCAGCATACTTGGAACAATCATCAGCTTTCATATTGATGGTGAAACAGGCCCATGTATCGTAATCATTCAGGCAGTTTTCTTCACTATTGCACTTATTTATGATCAAATAAAATTAGCTTGCAAAAAAGCAAACAAAGGAATGCTTGAAAAAATTTCTTCCCAAGAGGCACCAATTCCAGAAAAGTCAAATTAA